Proteins co-encoded in one Haladaptatus sp. ZSTT2 genomic window:
- a CDS encoding MFS transporter, giving the protein MRVVFASTLLAPLGVALITPGLPVIQERFALTDAETSLVISSYFVTGILFSPLIGLLEDRIGRRRVLIPSLVGFSLAGAAIAFTPSYSIALVLRVIQGTAAAGIFITTVTLIGDTFAGVQRSAVLGANTAVLSAGAAVFPLVGGALATSSWNAPFLLYLLGLPVALFAALALTEPSVEHVTHGFGSFREVIRALSAREATLLYGSAFMIELLLFGAVVTAIPFLLDSAFAVGPVGIGVVVTAALVASTVAASQSGRLVKHLSDDAIIVLGFAFASVGLVAAWLANSPTSVGLASFVFGAGWGLVLPAIDDDVSEFVPVEFRAEALSLRNSTTFLGRTLAPVLFASLAPFWGYQSLLLAAGVLGFASGLGGWLLSRRTGGITDAEGLDSLEASRRG; this is encoded by the coding sequence GTGCGTGTAGTCTTCGCAAGTACACTCCTTGCGCCACTCGGTGTCGCGCTCATCACTCCCGGGCTTCCCGTCATCCAAGAGCGATTCGCACTCACTGACGCGGAGACGAGCCTCGTCATCTCGTCTTACTTCGTGACGGGCATCCTCTTCTCGCCCCTCATCGGCCTCCTTGAGGACAGAATCGGTCGGCGGCGGGTGTTGATACCGTCACTCGTAGGTTTCAGTCTGGCTGGGGCGGCCATCGCGTTCACCCCAAGCTACTCGATCGCGCTGGTGCTTCGGGTCATCCAGGGGACGGCCGCGGCCGGTATTTTCATCACGACCGTCACGCTGATCGGTGACACCTTCGCGGGAGTTCAGCGGAGCGCGGTGCTTGGGGCGAACACGGCGGTCCTCTCCGCGGGGGCTGCCGTCTTCCCGCTTGTCGGTGGGGCACTCGCGACCAGTTCTTGGAACGCCCCTTTTTTGCTGTACCTCCTCGGACTTCCTGTGGCCCTTTTTGCGGCTCTCGCGCTGACGGAGCCGTCGGTCGAACACGTGACCCACGGCTTCGGATCCTTCCGTGAGGTTATTAGGGCGCTCTCAGCCCGGGAGGCTACCCTCCTGTATGGGTCTGCCTTCATGATTGAGCTGTTGCTCTTCGGGGCAGTGGTCACTGCGATTCCATTCCTCCTGGACAGCGCGTTTGCCGTCGGGCCCGTCGGTATTGGCGTCGTCGTCACGGCCGCGCTCGTCGCGTCGACTGTGGCCGCCTCACAGTCCGGTCGACTCGTCAAACACCTGTCGGACGACGCAATCATCGTCCTCGGATTTGCTTTCGCGAGCGTGGGGCTCGTCGCCGCGTGGCTCGCCAACTCGCCGACGAGCGTCGGTCTCGCCAGCTTCGTCTTCGGCGCCGGGTGGGGTCTCGTCCTTCCGGCGATCGACGACGACGTCAGCGAGTTCGTTCCGGTCGAGTTTCGAGCCGAGGCATTGAGCCTCCGCAACAGTACTACCTTCCTCGGACGCACGCTCGCACCGGTGCTATTCGCCAGCCTCGCACCTTTCTGGGGGTACCAGTCACTCTTGCTCGCCGCGGGCGTCCTCGGGTTTGCCAGTGGCCTGGGTGGTTGGTTACTCTCTCGGAGGACAGGTGGTATCACTGACGCTGAGGGTCTTGACTCCCTCGAAGCGTCAAGAAGAGGGTGA
- a CDS encoding DUF7091 family protein: MSNRRRIERLIRQQFRKAGRQMGRARHEYREGRGNRGRYTDSSETDGGREMNLVCRRYAERRTVTLDADQRPHCFDAESVDCQGCLEDIREGIIETW; this comes from the coding sequence ATGAGCAATCGGCGGCGCATCGAACGACTCATCCGCCAGCAGTTTCGCAAGGCGGGCCGCCAGATGGGGCGGGCACGCCACGAGTACCGCGAAGGGCGGGGCAACCGCGGTCGATACACCGACTCATCAGAGACGGACGGTGGCCGCGAGATGAACCTCGTCTGCCGACGCTACGCCGAACGCCGCACCGTCACCCTCGACGCCGACCAGCGCCCACACTGTTTCGACGCAGAGAGCGTGGACTGTCAGGGCTGTCTTGAAGACATCCGCGAAGGCATCATCGAAACGTGGTGA
- a CDS encoding DUF302 domain-containing protein: MEYTIQASVAGAFDQVVETTIDALKDEGFGVLCDIDVQATFEAKLGEEFRQYRILGACNPGLALEGLTEDIELGALLPCNVIVYETDDGEVVVSAVDPQQLVGIADNEALDSIATEVHDRFKRVLDSIADELESASAV, encoded by the coding sequence GTGGAATACACAATACAGGCATCCGTGGCCGGTGCGTTCGACCAGGTAGTCGAGACGACGATTGACGCGCTCAAAGACGAAGGATTCGGCGTCCTCTGCGATATCGACGTGCAGGCAACGTTCGAAGCAAAACTCGGCGAAGAATTTCGACAGTACCGCATCCTCGGGGCGTGCAATCCGGGGCTCGCGCTTGAGGGGCTAACCGAAGATATCGAACTCGGTGCACTTCTCCCCTGCAACGTTATCGTCTACGAAACCGACGATGGCGAGGTTGTGGTTAGCGCGGTCGATCCGCAACAGCTTGTCGGCATTGCTGACAACGAGGCGCTCGACTCGATTGCGACCGAGGTTCACGACCGGTTCAAGCGCGTCCTAGACAGTATTGCTGACGAACTCGAATCCGCGTCGGCGGTGTAA
- a CDS encoding GNAT family N-acetyltransferase, translating to MSRTPYLQTERLELRPVTRDDEAFLNSHLNHPKIRQHISIFHTPYSEMEQADSYEEFHTGDNVVSLVLWDGDERVGHAGLMPFIDRNKLGNLGYWIAPEYWGKGYATEATEAIIQFGFDELGLHRIDAWIEAPNEGSRRVVEKLGFTHEGTKRKSEFTGGEWVDQVIYGLLASEWEPEA from the coding sequence ATGTCACGAACACCGTATCTGCAGACCGAACGCCTCGAGCTTCGACCCGTCACCCGCGACGACGAGGCGTTCCTCAATTCCCACCTGAACCACCCGAAAATCCGCCAGCACATCAGCATCTTCCACACGCCGTACAGCGAGATGGAACAGGCAGACTCCTACGAGGAGTTCCACACCGGCGACAACGTCGTCTCGCTCGTCCTCTGGGACGGCGACGAGCGCGTTGGCCACGCTGGCCTCATGCCCTTCATCGACCGGAACAAACTCGGCAACCTCGGCTACTGGATTGCACCCGAGTACTGGGGGAAGGGCTACGCCACCGAAGCTACCGAGGCAATCATCCAGTTCGGCTTCGACGAACTCGGCCTCCACCGCATCGACGCCTGGATAGAAGCCCCGAACGAAGGCTCTCGGCGCGTCGTCGAAAAGCTCGGCTTCACTCACGAAGGCACCAAGCGAAAGTCCGAATTCACCGGCGGCGAGTGGGTCGACCAAGTCATCTACGGCCTACTCGCCTCTGAGTGGGAACCGGAGGCTTAA
- a CDS encoding replication factor A (Replication protein A protects and stabilize the intermediate ssDNA that is generated by the unwinding action of a DNA helicase at the replication fork. In addition, SSBs prevent the formation of secondary structures by single-stranded template DNA.): MTDVHQHAVEIHEQFSDKLELTVEDVEERLEKLVGEYKVPIDEARRSVTSHYLDEAGMEREDLRGSGGNQEMQISEVDEPEQWLDLTAKVVDLWDPGHESIGQVGLLGDPTGTIKFTKWAKSDLPALEEGKVYRFSNVVSDEYQGRFSVKLNRTTGIEELDEDLEVGDNESEIEGAMVDIQSGSGLIKRCPEEDCTRVLQNGRCSEHGEVEGEFDLRIKGVVDDGMTVHETIFNKEATEELTGITLEKAKEMAMDALDTTIVADEMREKVLGRYYRISGPTLGRYVLANDFEELTGPVDAEAVLIKARSM, encoded by the coding sequence ATGACAGATGTGCACCAGCACGCAGTAGAGATACACGAGCAGTTTTCAGACAAACTAGAGCTGACGGTCGAAGACGTAGAGGAACGTCTCGAAAAACTCGTCGGCGAGTACAAGGTTCCCATCGACGAGGCACGCCGCAGCGTCACGAGTCACTACCTTGACGAAGCGGGCATGGAGCGCGAAGACCTCCGTGGCTCCGGTGGCAACCAAGAAATGCAGATTTCGGAGGTGGACGAACCCGAACAGTGGCTCGACCTGACCGCGAAGGTCGTCGACCTCTGGGACCCGGGCCACGAGTCCATCGGGCAAGTTGGCTTGCTCGGTGACCCGACCGGCACCATCAAGTTCACGAAGTGGGCGAAATCCGACCTCCCCGCTCTCGAAGAAGGGAAGGTCTACCGCTTTTCGAACGTGGTGTCCGACGAGTACCAGGGCCGATTCTCGGTCAAGCTCAACCGGACGACCGGCATCGAGGAACTCGACGAGGACCTCGAAGTCGGCGACAACGAATCCGAAATCGAAGGCGCGATGGTGGACATCCAGAGCGGCAGCGGACTCATCAAGCGATGCCCCGAGGAGGATTGCACGCGCGTCCTCCAGAACGGACGCTGTTCAGAACACGGCGAGGTCGAAGGCGAGTTCGACCTCCGCATCAAAGGCGTCGTGGACGACGGTATGACCGTCCACGAGACCATCTTCAACAAAGAAGCCACCGAGGAACTGACCGGCATCACCTTAGAGAAGGCAAAGGAGATGGCGATGGACGCACTCGACACGACGATTGTCGCAGACGAGATGCGCGAGAAAGTCCTCGGACGCTACTACCGCATCAGCGGCCCGACGCTCGGCCGCTACGTCCTAGCGAACGACTTCGAAGAATTGACCGGCCCAGTCGATGCCGAAGCAGTCCTCATCAAAGCGAGGTCGATGTAA
- a CDS encoding SHOCT domain-containing protein, with protein MSSSNRLDTTTIVLLILGAIIVLPLLMMGLAFGGMMGYGGMMGGYGTTSGWWPLVGMFVPLVFLLVLLGGGYLVFRRVTESQASRNPAMEELRAAYARGELSDEEFEERRVKLSREEL; from the coding sequence ATGTCGTCATCTAATCGACTCGACACCACGACTATCGTCCTCCTCATCCTCGGGGCAATCATTGTCCTGCCCTTGCTCATGATGGGGCTGGCATTCGGCGGGATGATGGGCTACGGCGGAATGATGGGCGGATACGGGACGACCAGCGGCTGGTGGCCACTCGTTGGAATGTTCGTCCCACTGGTCTTTCTCCTCGTTCTGCTCGGTGGGGGCTACCTCGTCTTCCGCCGCGTAACTGAATCGCAGGCGTCTCGAAATCCCGCAATGGAGGAGTTGCGCGCGGCGTACGCACGCGGTGAGCTCTCCGACGAGGAGTTCGAGGAGCGCCGCGTGAAACTCAGCCGCGAAGAGTTGTAA
- a CDS encoding RPA family protein — MSSAPTREVARRVFAREFNDAGYTFKESDDERAPVYLLLPTGERANRVFIVGTLTEKEDVGEDSEYWRGRVVDPTGTFFVYAGQYQPEAASVLRDVEAPAYVAIAGKPRTYETDDGSINVSIRPESISVVSAETRDRWVVETAERTMDRIEAFDDETNEYARMAKEQYDLPVSRYKQEVLTALESLDESEALEADAA; from the coding sequence ATGAGTTCCGCACCAACCCGAGAAGTCGCTCGACGGGTTTTCGCCCGCGAGTTCAACGACGCTGGCTACACATTCAAAGAATCGGACGACGAACGCGCCCCAGTCTACCTGCTGCTCCCGACGGGCGAACGCGCAAACCGCGTGTTCATCGTCGGCACGCTCACCGAGAAAGAAGACGTCGGTGAGGACAGCGAGTACTGGCGCGGCCGCGTCGTTGACCCAACCGGGACGTTCTTCGTCTACGCTGGGCAGTACCAGCCAGAAGCCGCGAGCGTCCTCCGCGACGTGGAAGCACCCGCCTACGTTGCGATTGCGGGCAAGCCACGCACCTACGAGACGGACGATGGCTCGATTAACGTCTCCATCCGACCGGAGTCCATCTCCGTCGTCTCCGCCGAAACGCGCGACCGCTGGGTCGTCGAAACTGCAGAACGCACGATGGACCGCATCGAAGCGTTCGACGACGAGACCAACGAGTACGCACGCATGGCAAAAGAGCAGTACGACCTGCCGGTCTCCCGCTACAAACAAGAAGTGCTCACCGCCCTCGAGAGCTTAGACGAGAGCGAAGCGCTCGAAGCCGACGCCGCGTAA
- a CDS encoding CDGSH iron-sulfur domain-containing protein: MEEDVYEYDDRDITVSYDLKRCIHARECVKGLSEVFDPDRRPWIMPENAAADEIAEVITRCPTGALHFDRKDGGWKEKTPAENTVTVSTNGPIYFHGDVKVTDEAGTVLLSDTRVAFCRCGASENKPLCDNTHLNINFEAPGTVSGTSDSEASPAGELYVTLTQNGPLHVKGGFKIDGPDDGSTYTDDDAWLCRCGGSANKPFCDNTHEKIGFTTEDI; encoded by the coding sequence ATGGAAGAGGACGTCTACGAATACGATGACCGAGACATCACTGTCAGTTACGACCTGAAGCGGTGTATCCACGCACGCGAGTGTGTCAAAGGTCTTTCAGAGGTGTTCGATCCCGACCGACGTCCGTGGATCATGCCGGAAAACGCTGCTGCCGACGAAATCGCCGAGGTCATTACCCGGTGTCCAACCGGTGCACTTCACTTCGATCGGAAGGACGGCGGTTGGAAGGAGAAGACGCCAGCGGAGAACACCGTCACCGTCTCGACCAACGGTCCGATCTATTTCCATGGAGACGTCAAGGTGACCGACGAAGCCGGAACGGTGTTGCTCTCGGACACACGCGTCGCGTTCTGTCGATGTGGTGCGTCGGAGAACAAACCACTCTGTGACAACACCCACCTGAATATCAACTTCGAGGCACCGGGTACGGTCAGCGGAACCTCGGACTCCGAGGCATCTCCTGCGGGTGAACTGTACGTCACCTTGACGCAGAACGGCCCACTGCACGTAAAAGGAGGGTTCAAGATTGACGGTCCGGACGACGGCTCAACCTACACGGATGATGACGCGTGGCTGTGTCGCTGCGGCGGGTCGGCGAACAAACCGTTCTGTGACAACACCCACGAAAAAATCGGTTTCACGACCGAGGACATCTGA
- a CDS encoding ferritin-like domain-containing protein codes for MVIDTRQSLQEHLQWAIQVELSTIPTYLYAMYSIDDRGSDPYILIRSVVVEEMLHAALAANLLVAVGGTPRFYDEDVMPSYPMDLPHHDPPIRMNLERCTTDFIERVCLPIEHPREVGSLPEDDNYDTIGQFYLAVEQAIEYLDERESLFANPRVERQMMDPEYYAPIEFDDVESGGLHPIDDLDSACRAIETVIHQGEGVRDEHWADPHHHEMTHYYKFKKIADGTFSLGDVRPVLENPTADDFSPALHPVLDLFNAAYSYTYVLMDEIYATTDRDRKDKLVNDLYTVMSGVLSQLARFLTTCPASNGGEERAGPTFEFYRFEEGSTPATHIRRLTTSVVRKYGELATLNGMVESLHTIPRRSAE; via the coding sequence ATGGTGATTGACACGAGACAGAGCCTGCAAGAACACCTCCAGTGGGCCATCCAAGTTGAACTGTCGACCATCCCGACGTACCTCTACGCGATGTACTCCATCGACGACAGGGGCTCAGATCCGTATATCCTCATCAGGAGTGTCGTCGTCGAGGAAATGCTCCACGCGGCGCTCGCCGCCAACCTCCTGGTTGCAGTCGGGGGGACTCCTCGATTCTACGACGAGGATGTGATGCCGTCGTACCCGATGGACCTCCCACACCACGACCCACCGATACGGATGAATCTCGAACGGTGCACCACAGACTTTATTGAGCGGGTTTGCTTGCCAATCGAGCACCCTCGCGAGGTCGGCAGCCTCCCAGAAGACGACAACTACGACACCATCGGGCAGTTCTATCTCGCCGTCGAGCAGGCCATCGAGTACCTCGACGAGCGGGAGTCGCTGTTCGCGAACCCGCGGGTGGAGCGACAGATGATGGACCCAGAGTACTACGCTCCGATCGAATTCGACGACGTGGAGAGCGGGGGGCTCCACCCTATCGACGACCTCGACAGCGCCTGTCGAGCGATCGAGACGGTCATCCACCAAGGTGAAGGGGTGAGAGACGAACACTGGGCGGATCCCCACCACCACGAGATGACCCACTACTACAAGTTCAAGAAGATCGCCGACGGTACATTCTCGTTAGGAGACGTCCGTCCCGTACTTGAAAACCCCACAGCTGACGACTTCTCGCCAGCGTTGCATCCCGTCTTGGATCTGTTCAACGCAGCGTACAGCTACACGTACGTCCTCATGGACGAAATCTACGCCACGACCGATCGGGACCGGAAAGACAAACTGGTCAACGACCTGTATACGGTCATGTCGGGCGTCCTCTCGCAACTGGCTCGCTTTCTCACGACCTGTCCCGCATCCAATGGTGGCGAGGAGCGGGCAGGGCCGACGTTCGAATTCTACCGCTTCGAAGAGGGGTCGACACCGGCGACTCACATTCGAAGACTGACCACGTCAGTCGTGAGAAAGTACGGTGAACTTGCCACCCTCAACGGGATGGTAGAAAGCCTGCACACGATACCTCGCCGGTCGGCCGAGTGA
- a CDS encoding low temperature requirement protein A has product MPPEETVGKPRTESMALRQAARQLGTSVVRLWRRISVPPRVHTTATTRHATWLELFFDLVYVAAIAELGGLLHDDPSVGGFLGFAGLFFIVLYTWLGFTLYADQFDTDDLLHRLGMAATMLGVIILTATIHDALRGGSDAFVLAYLLLRVLMIGMYLRAWVSLPDLRPFTRAVVLSTSASAMVWASSLLVAEPWRFVIWGLSFVVGLATTTVVYVGSEAIPKPTSHYSERLGLFTILVLGETVIAIAVGTSGTDWGFRSGLVAGFGFIVVLTLWWTYFRHVDEWFLHRAFIEDKGAWSRVREYSLLHVLSHYLVYVGIVAAGIGIAFTVEAAAAGHALDWNRAAVLVAGVVTYLLGTIAVHRTTFDPVRDRSVVLRLGVAALVTLSIVNQPIEPVVFLGLVASLLVTLNIVEGGWSLITGSTSEK; this is encoded by the coding sequence ATGCCCCCGGAGGAGACAGTAGGCAAGCCGCGTACCGAGTCAATGGCGCTGCGACAGGCAGCTCGCCAGCTCGGGACGTCAGTTGTCCGGTTGTGGCGAAGAATCAGCGTGCCTCCACGCGTTCACACCACCGCCACTACCCGACATGCGACGTGGCTCGAACTCTTCTTCGATCTCGTCTACGTTGCGGCCATTGCCGAACTCGGTGGACTCCTCCATGATGACCCGAGCGTCGGTGGGTTCCTCGGGTTTGCCGGCTTGTTCTTCATCGTTCTCTACACCTGGTTGGGCTTCACGCTCTACGCCGATCAGTTCGATACCGACGACCTGCTCCACCGGCTCGGGATGGCCGCGACCATGTTGGGTGTTATCATTCTCACGGCAACCATTCACGACGCCCTCCGCGGTGGCTCGGATGCCTTTGTGCTGGCGTACCTCCTGCTCAGAGTTCTCATGATCGGTATGTACCTCAGGGCATGGGTTAGTCTCCCAGATTTACGGCCGTTCACGAGAGCGGTCGTGCTCTCGACATCGGCGAGTGCCATGGTCTGGGCATCATCGCTGCTCGTTGCCGAGCCCTGGCGGTTCGTCATCTGGGGGCTCTCCTTCGTGGTCGGTCTGGCGACGACCACCGTCGTTTACGTCGGGAGTGAGGCCATACCGAAACCCACCTCTCACTACTCCGAACGGCTCGGCCTGTTCACCATCCTCGTCTTGGGGGAGACCGTCATCGCGATCGCCGTGGGAACCTCGGGTACTGACTGGGGATTCAGATCCGGGCTCGTCGCTGGATTTGGGTTCATCGTGGTCTTGACCTTGTGGTGGACCTATTTCCGTCACGTCGATGAATGGTTCCTCCACCGGGCGTTCATCGAGGACAAAGGGGCGTGGTCACGTGTCCGCGAGTACTCGCTACTACACGTCCTGAGCCACTACTTGGTCTATGTTGGAATCGTCGCTGCCGGTATCGGCATCGCGTTCACCGTCGAAGCCGCGGCGGCAGGACATGCGCTTGACTGGAACCGCGCGGCGGTGCTCGTGGCCGGCGTTGTCACCTACCTCCTCGGGACCATCGCTGTCCACCGGACGACGTTCGACCCGGTGAGAGACCGGTCGGTGGTTCTCCGGCTGGGGGTCGCGGCGCTCGTCACCCTGTCCATCGTGAATCAACCCATAGAGCCTGTCGTGTTCCTCGGGCTTGTGGCCAGCTTGCTGGTGACGCTCAACATCGTGGAAGGTGGCTGGTCACTCATCACCGGCTCAACGAGCGAGAAGTAA
- a CDS encoding helix-turn-helix transcriptional regulator, protein MNRRRADTVVGLLIAAVLLVGGALSWQAYQQQRAFEEMGSMMGTSMGLVHGTNPLWYVLGTLLVTAVIGGLYLTVRDDRSGAEASAQPLNESPNTASEEGDGAPQSEVHSTGAKNPEEQPRARVLDLLPDDERRILEPVLSSPGITQIELRDRSDFSKSKVSQTVSALEKRGLLYRERQGRTYRIYPSDDLQQSQHTVGE, encoded by the coding sequence ATGAACCGACGCCGTGCCGACACAGTCGTTGGACTTCTCATCGCTGCCGTTCTCCTCGTCGGTGGTGCGCTTAGCTGGCAGGCGTATCAGCAGCAACGAGCGTTCGAAGAGATGGGGTCGATGATGGGCACGTCGATGGGATTGGTTCACGGAACGAACCCGCTCTGGTACGTCCTTGGGACATTGCTCGTCACCGCTGTCATCGGTGGCCTCTATCTCACCGTCCGTGACGACCGCTCCGGAGCTGAGGCAAGTGCCCAACCGCTGAACGAGTCCCCGAACACGGCCAGCGAGGAGGGCGATGGCGCACCGCAGAGTGAGGTTCACTCGACTGGCGCGAAAAATCCAGAAGAACAACCTCGCGCTCGTGTCCTCGACCTCCTGCCGGATGACGAACGCCGGATTCTCGAACCGGTGCTCTCCTCGCCCGGTATCACACAGATTGAACTACGGGATCGTTCAGACTTCTCCAAGAGCAAGGTGAGTCAAACGGTCAGTGCCCTCGAGAAACGCGGCCTATTGTACCGTGAACGGCAGGGGCGGACGTATCGGATTTATCCGAGTGATGACCTGCAGCAATCTCAGCACACAGTCGGTGAATGA
- a CDS encoding SHOCT domain-containing protein — protein MTQLTAHIGRTARRLGMLAVPLLVATTGTAAAMGGSPGGGMMGGGWGVFGGAMGLWGLLWIGLLLAIPLSLVVMLGKRREAGRSEDPLSILRERYARGDLSDDEFERRREQLERAG, from the coding sequence ATGACGCAACTCACTGCTCACATCGGACGCACGGCTCGTCGACTGGGGATGCTCGCCGTCCCACTGCTGGTCGCGACGACTGGCACGGCGGCTGCCATGGGCGGGAGCCCCGGGGGCGGAATGATGGGTGGTGGTTGGGGAGTTTTTGGCGGGGCGATGGGTCTCTGGGGACTCCTCTGGATTGGGCTGTTGCTCGCAATTCCACTCTCCCTCGTCGTCATGCTCGGGAAGCGTCGAGAAGCTGGACGCAGCGAAGATCCGCTGTCGATTCTTCGAGAACGCTACGCCCGCGGTGACCTCTCAGACGATGAATTCGAACGGCGGCGTGAACAGCTGGAACGTGCCGGATAG
- a CDS encoding pyridoxamine 5'-phosphate oxidase family protein gives MNRIRSHGDVPPEVEGLLTDELVVAHLATCADGRPHSAPLWYRYESGVIEILTTGVKLANIRKNPYVSLSFEQDHEGIPEWMVTVRGTATVVEDEDEIRAANTRINQKYGVEDDAWSENVLVRIEVGSVSHRTY, from the coding sequence ATGAACCGTATTCGTTCTCATGGAGACGTCCCCCCGGAGGTTGAGGGTCTCCTCACGGACGAACTGGTCGTCGCACACCTGGCGACGTGTGCCGACGGTCGGCCCCACTCGGCACCGCTCTGGTATCGGTACGAAAGCGGCGTCATCGAGATACTCACAACGGGGGTCAAACTCGCCAACATCCGGAAGAACCCCTACGTGTCTCTCTCCTTCGAGCAGGACCACGAGGGCATCCCCGAGTGGATGGTGACCGTGCGAGGGACGGCGACGGTCGTCGAAGATGAAGACGAAATCCGAGCGGCCAATACGCGAATCAACCAGAAGTACGGGGTCGAAGACGACGCGTGGTCGGAGAACGTCCTCGTCCGCATTGAGGTTGGCTCGGTCTCCCATCGGACGTACTGA
- a CDS encoding ATP-binding protein, which translates to MGQKLNASGLVVAGIGFFLTRFTVTLALFENPVQFYLAGVLPLTLGLGLAAFGVALAVSDIEPALARTTARWCVIGAGTMLILVILTLLGRSPDGIPSVTVIRSQAYLSNFLIGGSVGGTLTGLYAARTHRQRGELEQQTNRLVILNRLLRHEVLNSVTVIRGYAKMSRDEHSGVQNVIEKRLTAIERTIDEVKYLTRRAGQTDGSMERIDIEQSLQQSVKAVTSRHPEARITIESIPEHAKVVADEQLAQVFTHLLENAVVHGHDETPTVEVAVTRNSVRVSVRDDGPGLPESQQALLETAAIEEFDDPTTGFGLKIVRLLVENYRGTIETESGARGTKVTIALPRANEAAAGLEPSKTGGDIVRPTIQHLLVTLVASVAAGVVFGIAALLLGRSVAGIGVFYGSVNGVIGWLTHEFHSIVFGFVFVNLVSMAPERYRTSVPAYVAIGAVWGLVLWVVAAGIIAPIWLRLLGIAAPIPNLTFWSFVAHLVWGVSLGALTAWGYKYLTVRVQSGEK; encoded by the coding sequence TCGTCGCCGGTATTGGCTTCTTTCTCACCCGATTCACCGTCACGCTCGCACTGTTCGAGAACCCCGTCCAATTCTATCTCGCAGGTGTGTTGCCACTGACGCTCGGCCTCGGGTTGGCCGCCTTCGGCGTCGCACTGGCCGTTTCCGACATCGAACCAGCGCTGGCTCGGACGACGGCGCGCTGGTGTGTCATCGGTGCGGGAACGATGTTGATTCTCGTCATCCTGACGCTGTTAGGCAGGTCCCCCGATGGTATCCCTAGCGTGACGGTGATTCGGTCGCAGGCATATCTGTCGAACTTCCTCATCGGCGGGAGCGTCGGGGGAACCCTCACCGGTTTGTACGCGGCACGAACCCACCGACAGCGCGGGGAACTAGAACAACAGACCAACCGCCTCGTGATACTCAACCGGCTGCTTCGCCACGAGGTACTCAACTCGGTGACGGTGATTCGCGGGTACGCGAAGATGAGCAGGGACGAGCATTCGGGGGTTCAGAACGTAATCGAAAAGCGGCTGACTGCCATCGAGCGGACGATAGACGAGGTGAAATATCTCACCCGACGAGCGGGGCAGACCGATGGGTCGATGGAACGCATCGACATAGAACAATCCTTGCAGCAGAGCGTCAAGGCTGTAACCAGCCGTCATCCCGAGGCGAGGATTACCATCGAGTCGATTCCAGAACACGCGAAGGTGGTGGCAGACGAACAGCTCGCGCAGGTGTTCACGCACCTTCTCGAAAATGCAGTCGTCCACGGCCACGATGAGACTCCCACCGTCGAGGTGGCGGTGACGAGAAACAGCGTTCGGGTGTCCGTGAGAGACGATGGCCCTGGGCTTCCAGAAAGCCAACAGGCATTGCTTGAGACCGCCGCTATCGAGGAGTTCGACGACCCGACGACCGGCTTCGGGCTGAAAATCGTTCGCCTCCTCGTCGAGAACTACCGAGGAACGATAGAGACTGAGAGTGGAGCGCGTGGGACGAAGGTAACCATCGCCCTCCCCCGTGCCAACGAAGCGGCTGCGGGGCTGGAACCAAGCAAAACGGGCGGCGACATCGTACGCCCGACCATCCAGCACCTGCTCGTGACGCTCGTGGCGTCGGTGGCTGCGGGCGTGGTGTTCGGCATCGCGGCGCTACTACTCGGCCGGTCGGTCGCAGGCATCGGCGTCTTTTACGGGAGCGTAAACGGTGTCATCGGCTGGCTCACCCACGAGTTCCACAGCATCGTCTTCGGGTTCGTCTTCGTCAATCTCGTCTCGATGGCCCCAGAACGCTATCGAACCAGCGTTCCTGCCTACGTTGCCATCGGAGCTGTGTGGGGGCTCGTCCTCTGGGTCGTCGCCGCCGGGATTATCGCGCCGATTTGGTTGCGACTCCTCGGAATCGCGGCACCGATTCCAAACCTCACGTTCTGGTCGTTCGTGGCACATCTCGTCTGGGGAGTCTCGCTTGGCGCGCTCACCGCATGGGGATACAAGTACCTCACCGTGAGGGTGCAATCCGGTGAAAAGTAG